In Mycolicibacterium phocaicum, one DNA window encodes the following:
- a CDS encoding GGDEF domain-containing protein — translation MNPDVRTLWMVVSMTALIFGLLHVWVGAGKRRHPAVQLWGAGNFAGAVGAGLLSARGLVPEVLSVTVSNVLIITCWSLIWGGLCAFNGQPVRGRVMAAGPLAVLAAFQLIPPFTTSIPARVSLTALVLAGYFALSVVDGIKAQRVERLASRRILIGLYVVAAAATVARSVSLHLDAGAVQFATTAPAVSFPMLFFAFAVMAINLCLSLMGWERLEDQLADAAMLDSLTSTLNRAGFMIQAQRLAEECVARQLRCSVIVMDLDEFKAVNDVFGHEAGDRLLTEFACVARSNLRSGDLLARIGGEEFCAMLPGVDESQAAVIADRLRVAFAAATFSHNDAVLAGTVSIGVSQLGHKAGLRSAIHRADVAMYEAKNRGRDRVIRASAAGSD, via the coding sequence ATGAATCCCGACGTGCGCACCCTGTGGATGGTCGTCTCCATGACCGCCCTGATCTTCGGGTTGCTGCATGTCTGGGTGGGGGCCGGTAAGCGGCGGCACCCGGCGGTGCAGCTCTGGGGTGCGGGCAACTTCGCAGGTGCGGTCGGCGCCGGGCTGCTGAGCGCGCGCGGCCTGGTGCCCGAGGTGTTGTCGGTGACGGTGTCGAACGTCCTGATCATCACCTGCTGGTCGTTGATCTGGGGTGGCCTGTGCGCCTTCAACGGCCAGCCGGTCCGCGGCCGCGTGATGGCCGCGGGACCGCTGGCGGTACTGGCGGCATTCCAGTTGATACCGCCGTTCACCACCAGCATCCCGGCCCGGGTGTCGCTGACCGCCCTGGTGCTGGCCGGGTATTTCGCGCTGAGCGTCGTCGACGGCATCAAAGCCCAGCGCGTCGAGCGCCTGGCGTCGCGCCGCATCCTCATCGGCCTGTACGTCGTTGCGGCCGCGGCGACCGTCGCGCGCTCGGTCAGCCTCCATCTCGACGCCGGCGCCGTCCAGTTCGCCACGACCGCCCCGGCCGTGTCGTTTCCGATGCTCTTCTTCGCTTTTGCCGTCATGGCCATCAACCTGTGTCTGTCGCTGATGGGCTGGGAGCGGCTCGAGGATCAACTGGCCGACGCGGCCATGCTCGACTCCCTCACCAGCACGCTGAACCGCGCCGGCTTCATGATCCAGGCGCAGCGCCTGGCCGAGGAATGCGTCGCGCGGCAGCTGCGGTGCTCTGTCATCGTGATGGATCTGGATGAATTCAAGGCCGTCAACGACGTCTTCGGGCACGAGGCCGGCGATCGGCTGCTGACCGAATTCGCGTGCGTGGCACGGTCGAATCTACGCAGCGGCGACCTGCTGGCCCGGATCGGCGGCGAAGAATTCTGCGCCATGCTGCCGGGAGTGGACGAAAGCCAGGCGGCGGTCATCGCCGACCGGCTCCGGGTGGCGTTCGCCGCCGCGACGTTCAGCCACAACGACGCCGTCCTCGCCGGCACGGTGAGCATCGGCGTCTCGCAGCTCGGGCACAAGGCGGGGTTGCGGTCGGCGATCCACCGCGCCGACGTGGCCATGTACGAGGCGAAGAACCGCGGCCGCGACCGCGTCATCCGCGCCTCGGCCGCGGGCAGCGACTGA
- a CDS encoding Tex family protein, which produces MNLSVKSVVKSVNARLAEELAVAEGQVDAAVRLLDEGATVPFIARYRKEVTGSLDDGQLRTLEERLRYLRELDQRRDAVLASIEEQGKLTDDLKAALLAAETKSRVEDIYLPYKPKRRTKAQIAREAGLEPLADRLLADPTLNPDDVAAEFLGEEVADVAAALDGARHILVERVSEDAELVGAVREKFWSDGTLTTKPWSEEAAKSPAAQKFRDYFEYSEPLEDMPSHRVLAVLRGEKEEALSLNFDGGDETLYQAMIAQSLGVDMSAGGAATPWLTATVGWAWRTKLMFSAAVDARIRLRQRAEEDAVAVFAKNLKDLLLAAPAGTRATLGLDPGFRTGVKVAVVDGTGKVVDTCAIYPHQPQNKWNDAKATLAALVARHNVELIAIGNGTASRETDALATELIADLKAAGASGPKRLPTKAMVSEAGASVYSASAYAAHELPELDVTLRGAVSIARRLQDPLAELVKIEPKSIGVGQYQHDVTPGTLARSLDAVVEDAVNAVGVDLNTASVPLLAKVSGVTESLAESIVSHRDKTGPFRSRAGLLDVPRLGPKAFEQCAGFLRIREGDDPLDASGVHPEAYPVVRRILDRAGVTLAELIGDERKLRALKPGDFADERFGIPTVTDILGELEKPGRDPRPAFSTATFAAGVEKVSDLKVGMVLEGVVTNVAAFGAFVDVGVHQDGLVHVSAMADRFVSDPHEVVKSGQVVKVKVLEVDVERQRIGLSLRLNDDPQRARDGKRPEPGTAPRRDGGQPRGRDGGNRGGNGGGQNRGQNQDRGRNPQRGNGGGRRESAPSGSMADALRKAGFGK; this is translated from the coding sequence GTGAATTTGAGCGTCAAGTCTGTCGTCAAGTCCGTGAACGCCCGCCTGGCCGAAGAGTTGGCCGTCGCCGAAGGTCAGGTCGACGCCGCGGTACGGCTGCTGGACGAAGGCGCGACCGTGCCGTTCATCGCGCGGTACCGCAAGGAAGTCACCGGCAGCCTGGACGACGGCCAGCTCCGCACGCTGGAGGAGCGGCTCCGGTACCTGCGCGAACTGGATCAGCGCCGCGACGCCGTGCTCGCGTCGATCGAAGAACAGGGCAAGCTGACCGACGACCTCAAGGCGGCGCTGCTGGCCGCCGAGACGAAGTCGCGGGTCGAAGACATCTACCTGCCGTACAAGCCCAAGCGTCGCACCAAGGCCCAGATCGCCCGTGAGGCCGGTCTGGAGCCCCTGGCGGACCGGCTGCTCGCCGACCCGACGCTGAACCCGGATGACGTGGCCGCAGAGTTCCTGGGTGAGGAGGTGGCCGACGTCGCCGCCGCACTCGACGGGGCGCGCCACATCCTGGTGGAGCGGGTCTCGGAGGACGCCGAACTGGTGGGCGCGGTGCGCGAGAAGTTCTGGTCCGACGGCACCCTGACCACCAAGCCGTGGTCGGAGGAAGCGGCGAAAAGCCCTGCTGCGCAGAAGTTCCGCGACTACTTCGAGTACTCCGAGCCGCTGGAGGACATGCCGTCCCACCGCGTGCTGGCGGTGCTGCGCGGCGAGAAGGAAGAAGCACTGTCGCTGAACTTCGACGGTGGCGACGAGACGCTGTACCAGGCCATGATCGCGCAGTCGCTCGGTGTGGACATGAGCGCCGGCGGTGCCGCCACACCGTGGCTGACCGCCACGGTCGGCTGGGCCTGGCGCACCAAGCTGATGTTCTCGGCCGCCGTCGACGCCCGGATCCGGCTGCGGCAGCGCGCCGAGGAGGACGCCGTCGCGGTGTTCGCCAAGAACCTCAAGGATCTGCTGCTTGCCGCACCCGCTGGGACGCGCGCCACCCTCGGGCTCGACCCCGGTTTCCGCACCGGCGTGAAGGTCGCGGTGGTGGACGGCACCGGCAAGGTCGTCGATACCTGCGCCATCTACCCGCATCAGCCCCAGAACAAGTGGAACGACGCCAAGGCAACACTGGCCGCCCTCGTCGCGCGGCACAACGTCGAACTGATCGCCATCGGCAACGGCACTGCATCCCGCGAAACCGACGCACTGGCAACCGAACTCATCGCTGACCTCAAGGCCGCGGGAGCGTCCGGCCCCAAGCGGCTGCCGACCAAGGCCATGGTCAGCGAGGCGGGCGCCTCGGTGTACTCGGCGTCGGCCTACGCCGCCCACGAGCTGCCCGAGCTCGACGTCACGCTGCGCGGCGCGGTCTCGATCGCCCGGCGCCTGCAGGACCCGCTCGCCGAACTGGTCAAGATCGAGCCGAAGTCCATCGGTGTCGGGCAGTACCAGCACGACGTGACGCCCGGAACTCTGGCCCGCAGCCTCGACGCGGTGGTCGAGGACGCCGTGAACGCCGTCGGCGTCGACCTCAACACGGCCTCGGTGCCCCTACTGGCCAAGGTCTCCGGCGTGACCGAATCGCTCGCCGAATCGATCGTGTCGCACCGCGACAAGACCGGACCGTTCCGCAGCCGTGCCGGCCTGCTCGACGTTCCGCGCCTGGGCCCCAAGGCCTTTGAGCAGTGCGCCGGCTTCCTGCGCATCCGCGAAGGCGACGACCCGCTGGACGCCTCGGGCGTGCATCCCGAGGCCTACCCGGTGGTGCGGCGAATCCTCGACCGCGCCGGCGTCACCCTCGCCGAACTGATCGGTGACGAACGCAAGCTGCGGGCGCTCAAGCCGGGCGACTTCGCCGACGAACGATTCGGTATCCCCACCGTGACCGACATCCTGGGCGAACTGGAGAAGCCGGGCCGCGACCCGCGTCCCGCGTTCTCCACCGCGACCTTCGCGGCCGGCGTCGAGAAGGTGTCCGACCTCAAGGTCGGCATGGTGCTGGAAGGCGTGGTGACGAATGTGGCCGCCTTCGGCGCGTTCGTGGACGTCGGCGTGCACCAGGACGGTCTGGTGCACGTGTCGGCGATGGCCGACCGCTTCGTCTCCGACCCGCACGAGGTGGTCAAGTCCGGTCAGGTCGTCAAGGTCAAGGTGCTCGAGGTCGACGTCGAGCGGCAGCGCATCGGGCTCAGCCTGCGGTTGAACGACGATCCGCAGCGCGCCCGCGACGGCAAGCGGCCCGAGCCGGGCACCGCGCCCCGCCGCGACGGCGGTCAACCGCGCGGACGCGACGGCGGCAACCGCGGTGGCAACGGTGGCGGCCAGAACCGCGGCCAGAACCAGGACCGTGGCCGTAATCCGCAGCGTGGCAACGGCGGTGGCCGCCGCGAGTCGGCGCCGTCGGGTTCGATGGCCGACGCGCTGCGCAAGGCGGGTTTCGGTAAGTAG
- a CDS encoding YhgE/Pip domain-containing protein, which produces MLAGLAFGSEIKRFGRSRMTRAAIVVLMLLPLVYGALYLWAFWDPFGQVNKMPVALVNADRGAVVEGVHVNAGDEIAKSLTADHSLDWHVVSDKEARDGVEHGKFYFMLELPENFSEAIASPVSGNPQKAQLIAVYNDANNYISSTIGRTATSQVLNAVSTRISGQAVNQILSVVVSSGTGIKQAADGAQKLADGAAQVDTGAGKLVGGLDDARNGSAKLSAGAKQLSSGITQATDPLLKVTKALSQVGGSTEQLQQSAAALEQAADQAGALATAQDTAAAAIGSVIQQLSVNQDPVSVGAVNTLRGVQDQLNGHQFTPQIRQQITDGRNAAISMTETLRSPGSPLRTALDQVGSSGQQLTDKLNQLRNGAQQLASGNAQLASGIVQLDDGARQLKSGTVQLKDGNHELATKLADGAKQVPTWTEQQKQAIADTIGGPVNLESSHENGAPNFATGMAPFFLTLALFFGALVLWMVLRPLQNRPIAAEVLAIRVVLASYLPAAVLALGQSVILYCVVRFALGMEVAHPVAMLAFMVLVSVAFVAATQAINALVGPAVGRVLIMALLMLQMVSAGGMYPVETTSRPFQVMHKFDPMTFGVNGLRQLILGGIDGRLWQAIIVLVCIWLGALGISSLCARRNRTWNLIRLLPAIKM; this is translated from the coding sequence ATGCTTGCTGGACTCGCATTCGGCTCGGAGATCAAACGATTCGGCCGCAGCCGCATGACGCGTGCCGCCATCGTGGTGCTGATGCTGCTGCCGCTGGTGTACGGCGCGCTATACCTGTGGGCGTTCTGGGATCCGTTCGGCCAGGTCAACAAGATGCCGGTCGCCCTGGTGAACGCCGACCGCGGCGCCGTCGTGGAGGGCGTCCATGTCAACGCGGGCGACGAGATCGCCAAGAGCCTGACGGCCGACCACAGCCTGGACTGGCACGTGGTGAGCGACAAGGAGGCGCGCGACGGCGTCGAGCACGGCAAGTTCTACTTCATGCTGGAGCTCCCGGAGAACTTCAGCGAAGCCATCGCCTCACCCGTCAGCGGCAATCCCCAGAAGGCCCAGCTGATCGCGGTGTACAACGACGCCAACAACTACATCTCCTCGACCATCGGCCGCACGGCCACCAGCCAGGTGCTCAACGCGGTGTCGACCCGCATCTCCGGCCAGGCGGTCAATCAGATTCTGTCCGTGGTGGTTTCGTCCGGCACCGGCATCAAACAGGCGGCCGACGGGGCGCAGAAACTGGCCGACGGGGCCGCGCAGGTCGATACCGGCGCGGGCAAATTGGTCGGCGGCCTCGACGACGCCCGCAACGGCTCGGCCAAGCTGTCCGCCGGCGCCAAGCAGCTGTCCTCGGGTATCACCCAGGCCACCGACCCCCTGTTGAAGGTGACCAAGGCCCTGTCACAGGTCGGCGGGAGCACCGAACAGTTGCAGCAGAGTGCGGCGGCGCTCGAGCAGGCCGCCGATCAGGCCGGCGCACTGGCCACCGCACAGGACACCGCGGCGGCGGCGATCGGTTCGGTGATCCAACAACTTTCGGTGAACCAGGATCCCGTCTCGGTCGGCGCGGTCAATACCCTGCGCGGCGTCCAGGACCAGCTGAACGGCCATCAGTTCACGCCACAGATCCGTCAGCAGATCACCGATGGGCGCAATGCCGCGATCTCGATGACCGAGACACTGCGCTCCCCCGGCAGCCCGCTGCGAACGGCGTTGGATCAGGTGGGCAGCAGCGGTCAGCAGCTCACCGACAAGCTGAACCAACTGCGCAACGGCGCTCAGCAACTGGCCAGCGGAAACGCGCAATTGGCAAGTGGCATAGTGCAACTCGATGACGGGGCGCGCCAGTTGAAGTCCGGCACCGTGCAGCTCAAGGACGGCAACCACGAATTGGCCACCAAGCTCGCCGACGGCGCCAAGCAGGTGCCGACGTGGACGGAGCAGCAGAAGCAGGCCATCGCCGACACCATCGGCGGCCCGGTGAATCTGGAGTCCTCACACGAGAACGGCGCCCCCAACTTCGCCACCGGCATGGCCCCGTTCTTCCTGACGCTGGCACTGTTCTTCGGCGCGCTCGTGCTGTGGATGGTGTTGCGGCCGTTGCAGAACCGCCCGATCGCCGCAGAGGTGCTGGCCATCCGCGTGGTGCTGGCGAGCTATCTGCCCGCGGCGGTGCTCGCCCTGGGACAGTCGGTCATCCTGTACTGCGTGGTGCGGTTCGCCCTCGGCATGGAGGTGGCGCATCCGGTGGCGATGCTGGCGTTCATGGTGCTGGTGTCCGTGGCGTTCGTCGCCGCGACGCAGGCCATCAACGCGCTGGTCGGACCGGCGGTCGGTCGCGTGTTGATCATGGCGCTGCTGATGCTGCAGATGGTCAGTGCCGGCGGCATGTACCCGGTCGAGACGACGTCCAGACCGTTCCAGGTCATGCACAAGTTCGATCCGATGACCTTCGGCGTCAACGGACTCCGTCAACTGATCCTCGGCGGCATCGACGGCCGGCTGTGGCAGGCGATCATCGTGCTGGTGTGCATCTGGCTCGGCGCACTGGGCATCTCGAGCCTCTGCGCGCGCCGCAACCGGACCTGGAACCTGATCCGGCTCCTGCCCGCCATCAAGATGTAG
- a CDS encoding lipase family protein yields the protein MHRFGGVLAACLLIGSLLAGMPAAHADGDEPQYAEFYLPPDPLPPGKPGDLIRTEPSRLVLEPSGQLGAIMATGTRIMYRSTDARGNPVAVTGTYFEPYNDWPGKGPRPLISYAVGTQGQGNQCAPSRQFNQGIHYSGGWDIMVNYEEAFIATMVARGFAIVMTDYEGLGTPGMHTYVNRVAEAAAVLDAARAAKKLPGTSLDPDGPVAFWGYSQGGGAAASAAELASSYAPELHVVGTYAGAPVADLKELFPYTDGSALVGVVGYALNGEIYAYPEFADLIRSKLTQRGKDMLESVSRQCIAQTIVDFMFRHLQPYFTEDINVLVEEEPFKSLFEMQKLGKYKPNAPVLINSNRYDPLVPWTAANQLGRDWCDKGADVEFRTNEEPPFLNKLVINHALPMLVDGEPAMQWIAARFNGEPTAPNCGTY from the coding sequence ATGCATCGCTTCGGGGGCGTTCTGGCAGCGTGTCTGCTCATCGGTTCATTGCTTGCGGGAATGCCCGCAGCCCATGCGGACGGCGACGAGCCGCAGTACGCCGAGTTCTATCTGCCGCCGGATCCACTGCCACCGGGCAAGCCCGGTGATCTGATCCGGACCGAGCCGTCGCGCCTGGTGCTCGAACCGTCGGGCCAACTCGGCGCCATCATGGCGACCGGGACGCGAATCATGTACCGCAGCACCGACGCCCGCGGAAATCCCGTCGCCGTGACCGGCACCTACTTCGAGCCGTACAACGACTGGCCGGGCAAGGGACCACGGCCGCTCATCAGCTACGCGGTCGGCACCCAGGGCCAGGGCAATCAGTGTGCGCCGTCGCGGCAGTTCAACCAGGGCATCCACTATTCGGGTGGCTGGGACATCATGGTCAACTACGAAGAGGCGTTCATCGCCACGATGGTCGCCCGCGGTTTCGCGATCGTGATGACCGACTACGAGGGCCTCGGCACCCCGGGGATGCACACATACGTCAACCGCGTCGCCGAGGCCGCCGCGGTGCTCGACGCTGCGCGCGCCGCCAAGAAGCTGCCGGGCACCTCACTGGATCCCGATGGGCCGGTTGCCTTCTGGGGCTACTCGCAAGGCGGCGGTGCCGCGGCGTCGGCAGCCGAGCTGGCGTCGTCCTACGCGCCGGAGCTGCACGTCGTCGGCACGTACGCCGGCGCTCCCGTCGCCGACCTGAAAGAGCTGTTCCCGTACACCGACGGCAGCGCGCTGGTCGGCGTGGTGGGCTACGCCCTCAACGGCGAGATCTACGCCTATCCGGAGTTCGCCGATCTGATCCGCTCCAAGCTCACGCAGCGAGGTAAGGACATGCTCGAGAGCGTTTCGCGACAGTGCATCGCGCAGACGATCGTCGACTTCATGTTCCGGCATCTGCAGCCGTACTTCACCGAAGACATCAACGTGCTGGTCGAGGAAGAGCCGTTCAAGTCACTGTTCGAGATGCAGAAGCTCGGCAAGTACAAGCCCAACGCCCCGGTGCTGATCAACAGCAACCGATATGACCCGTTGGTGCCGTGGACGGCGGCCAACCAGCTGGGCCGCGACTGGTGCGACAAGGGCGCCGACGTCGAGTTCCGCACCAACGAGGAGCCGCCGTTCCTGAACAAGCTGGTGATCAACCACGCCCTGCCGATGCTGGTGGACGGCGAGCCGGCGATGCAGTGGATCGCCGCCCGGTTCAACGGTGAGCCGACGGCGCCGAACTGCGGGACGTACTGA
- a CDS encoding VOC family protein: MMQQVHFFTLATVDLDATRQFYGALGWVPALDVPGEIIFYQTAPGQLLGFFLADKFNADLAQAADHSQVSGITLAHNVGSQDEVVELAAAVIAAGGTTLKPPQPGQFGGVFHAHVQDPNGVIWEIAHNPNWRVNADGTVSLS; the protein is encoded by the coding sequence ATGATGCAGCAAGTGCACTTCTTCACCCTGGCCACGGTCGATCTCGATGCCACCCGGCAGTTCTACGGCGCGCTGGGCTGGGTGCCGGCGCTCGATGTGCCGGGGGAGATCATCTTCTATCAGACGGCCCCGGGCCAGCTGCTCGGGTTCTTCCTCGCGGACAAGTTCAACGCCGACCTCGCACAGGCTGCCGACCACTCACAGGTCAGCGGAATCACGTTGGCGCACAACGTCGGCAGCCAGGACGAGGTCGTCGAACTGGCGGCCGCCGTGATCGCCGCCGGCGGCACCACGCTCAAGCCGCCCCAACCCGGACAGTTCGGCGGCGTGTTCCACGCGCATGTCCAGGACCCGAACGGCGTGATCTGGGAGATCGCACACAATCCGAACTGGCGCGTCAACGCCGACGGCACCGTCAGCCTGAGCTGA